One region of Mucilaginibacter gotjawali genomic DNA includes:
- a CDS encoding sigma-54-dependent transcriptional regulator, translated as MILIIDDDIAVRTSLLLLLKGEGYDAADCMTPAEAIRFIKKDEPELIILDLNFSNDTSGKEGMEILGKIRQINAQIPIILITGWASIELAVQGMKAGANDFINKPWNNDHLLQSVKTMLDLRGKKAAHHTRKQLDKTYNFQHIIGEDAKMLEILETIGRVATTDASVLIMGESGTGKELIAEAIHQNSLRKSKPFVKVNLGGISTSLFESEMFGHVRGAFTDARFDRAGRFELANKGTIFLDEIGDLDGSSQVKLLRVLQDRTYEVLGNSRTKTVDVRVVCATNKNLNDMVNRSTFREDLLYRINLITIYLPALRDRPKDIPLLVNFFIDNLKEIYNRPRLSVAPAAIKWLQQLPLPGNIRQLKNLVERTILVSKNDELTAEDFRSQFELSPVKKGNMQLPGIGTLTLEEVEVEMIKRAMEYHKNKISKAAVSLGLTRSALYRRLDKYQIPYDEAED; from the coding sequence ATGATACTGATCATTGATGACGATATCGCTGTAAGAACATCCCTGCTTTTGTTATTAAAAGGCGAGGGTTATGACGCTGCGGATTGTATGACACCGGCAGAGGCCATCAGGTTTATCAAAAAAGATGAACCTGAACTCATCATCCTCGACCTGAATTTCTCTAATGATACCTCCGGTAAAGAAGGGATGGAGATCCTGGGCAAGATCAGGCAGATCAATGCGCAGATCCCTATTATCCTGATAACGGGCTGGGCAAGTATCGAACTGGCCGTGCAGGGCATGAAAGCAGGCGCCAATGATTTTATCAATAAACCATGGAACAACGATCATTTGTTACAGTCCGTCAAGACAATGCTCGACCTGCGCGGCAAAAAAGCAGCCCATCATACGCGTAAACAGTTGGATAAAACGTATAATTTTCAGCATATCATTGGCGAGGATGCGAAAATGCTGGAGATCCTGGAGACGATTGGCCGGGTAGCAACTACCGACGCTTCAGTCCTGATCATGGGCGAGAGCGGTACCGGAAAAGAACTGATTGCCGAAGCTATCCACCAAAACAGCCTCCGCAAAAGTAAACCCTTTGTTAAAGTAAACCTGGGGGGTATTTCTACCTCCCTGTTTGAAAGCGAAATGTTTGGCCATGTGCGGGGGGCGTTTACCGATGCCCGTTTTGACAGGGCCGGCCGTTTTGAACTGGCCAATAAGGGAACTATTTTTTTGGATGAGATAGGCGACCTTGACGGCAGCAGCCAGGTAAAGTTACTAAGGGTATTGCAGGACAGGACCTACGAGGTTTTAGGCAACAGCCGCACCAAAACGGTGGATGTTCGGGTAGTTTGCGCCACAAATAAAAACCTGAATGATATGGTAAACAGGTCCACCTTCAGGGAGGACCTGTTATACCGCATCAACCTCATTACCATTTATTTGCCCGCCCTGCGCGACCGGCCAAAGGACATCCCGCTGCTGGTGAATTTTTTTATAGATAATTTAAAAGAGATCTATAACCGTCCGAGACTTTCGGTAGCACCTGCTGCCATCAAATGGCTGCAGCAATTGCCGCTTCCCGGCAATATCCGCCAATTAAAAAACCTGGTGGAAAGAACAATACTTGTCAGTAAAAACGACGAGCTTACCGCTGAAGATTTCCGCTCGCAATTTGAACTTTCGCCCGTAAAAAAAGGCAATATGCAGTTGCCGGGTATCGGCACATTAACGCTGGAGGAAGTGGAGGTTGAAATGATTAAACGGGCAATGGAATATCACAAAAACAAAATATCAAAAGCGGCTGTATCTTTGGGGCTTACCCGCAGCGCCCTTTACAGGCGCCTGGATAAATACCAAATCCCTTACGATGAAGCTGAGGACTAA
- a CDS encoding ABC transporter permease, translated as MFKHLFKLIWNKKKQNFLLMSEILISFLVIFAVFTLMAYYYNNYKKPMGLDYENVWVVNYNNAYATKSTDSLNTYYETLRQTLKAMPQVSELSFCSDNVPFSQNTWQGGMTVKGKKIDHINEFAVEDSYDKTLNLKIIEGRWFNKGDAVAKNKPIVINDELKEEIFGNEPAVGKLIGDDADKNKMRVIGVIQGVKIKGDYLPSGYGQYQRADTGSFHGFGKIMIKVTPDADAAFEGHLYKTLANYMKNSDIEIEHLTNKRTSTNYFSVVPIIVLSIVSCFLIINVALGLFGVLWYNINKRRGEIGLRRAIGATGKSVSGQLVSESMLVATLSLIVGTFFAVQFPLLNVFNLQAGIYITAIILSIIFIYLLVLVCSLYPGKQAAAIYPAVALHEE; from the coding sequence ATGTTCAAGCATTTATTTAAACTGATCTGGAATAAGAAGAAACAAAACTTTTTATTAATGTCCGAGATATTGATCTCTTTCCTGGTCATATTCGCGGTATTTACCCTGATGGCGTACTATTATAACAATTATAAGAAACCCATGGGACTGGATTATGAAAACGTGTGGGTTGTAAATTATAACAATGCCTACGCAACCAAAAGCACGGATTCGCTCAATACGTATTACGAAACCCTGCGGCAAACTTTAAAAGCCATGCCCCAGGTAAGCGAACTAAGTTTTTGCAGTGATAATGTGCCGTTTTCGCAAAATACCTGGCAGGGCGGAATGACAGTTAAGGGCAAAAAAATAGACCATATTAATGAATTCGCCGTAGAGGATAGCTATGACAAAACATTGAACCTGAAAATTATAGAAGGGCGCTGGTTTAACAAAGGCGATGCTGTTGCCAAAAATAAACCAATCGTTATAAACGATGAATTAAAGGAAGAGATTTTTGGAAACGAACCTGCCGTTGGTAAACTAATTGGTGATGATGCCGATAAAAATAAAATGAGAGTTATAGGTGTGATACAAGGCGTTAAAATAAAAGGCGACTATTTACCGTCAGGATATGGTCAGTACCAAAGGGCTGATACCGGCTCATTCCATGGATTTGGAAAGATTATGATAAAAGTAACCCCGGATGCTGATGCCGCGTTCGAGGGCCATCTGTATAAAACACTGGCCAATTATATGAAAAACTCGGATATTGAAATAGAACATCTCACTAATAAACGGACAAGTACAAACTATTTCAGTGTTGTTCCAATTATAGTGTTGTCCATCGTAAGCTGTTTTCTCATAATTAATGTAGCATTAGGGTTATTTGGTGTGCTGTGGTACAACATCAACAAAAGGCGTGGCGAAATTGGTTTGCGCCGGGCCATAGGCGCTACCGGCAAATCGGTTTCAGGCCAGCTGGTTTCTGAATCAATGCTTGTCGCCACGTTATCTTTAATTGTCGGGACATTTTTTGCAGTACAGTTTCCCTTGCTGAATGTATTTAACCTGCAGGCCGGGATTTACATTACGGCAATTATTTTATCCATAATATTTATTTATTTGCTGGTTTTAGTTTGTTCTTTATATCCCGGCAAGCAGGCGGCAGCCATTTACCCGGCGGTGGCCCTGCACGAGGAATAA
- a CDS encoding ABC transporter permease: MLKNYFKIAIAVLRRRKFFTFISLFGISFTLTILLVLTAFIDKVVGDNYPDRKRDRSLYINRLEQKGKDMSMSGALSYYFLSHYAGSMKTPVKMTIFSGFGGTNTYVNNKKIAVDYKYTDANYWDILEYDFLEGKAFTKQQVDNAEKVAVISEDIKKAYFGDVASVVGKFIEADNVKYRVIGVVKDIPITSYMTYSQIYLPYTVSKTDYKDKGYGGGYSAILLANSSADVQKMHDEYEQLVKRIPITTKGISVMYSHANSYLASYVDTGREDQSGVILVITVLGTFVFLFMLLPTLNLVNINITRIMERSSEIGVRKAFGASSKTLVYQFIVENIILTLLGGIIGIVLAFIAIQILNNANLIPNLVLSVNLMVLFIGLIICLVFGLISGVYPAWRMSKLNVVTALKAQ, translated from the coding sequence ATGCTTAAAAATTATTTTAAAATAGCCATAGCGGTATTGCGGAGGAGAAAGTTTTTTACTTTCATCAGCCTGTTTGGCATCAGCTTTACGCTCACCATTTTATTGGTTTTAACCGCCTTTATTGATAAAGTAGTGGGCGATAATTATCCCGACAGAAAGCGCGACCGCTCCTTATATATTAACCGTTTGGAACAAAAGGGAAAAGACATGAGTATGTCCGGAGCTCTATCCTATTATTTTTTGAGCCACTATGCCGGCAGCATGAAAACGCCTGTTAAAATGACCATATTTTCAGGTTTTGGCGGCACAAACACCTATGTTAATAATAAAAAGATAGCCGTCGACTATAAATATACCGATGCAAATTATTGGGATATACTGGAATATGATTTTTTAGAAGGGAAGGCTTTTACCAAGCAGCAGGTTGACAATGCCGAGAAAGTTGCGGTAATATCCGAAGATATAAAAAAGGCATATTTTGGAGACGTTGCATCAGTAGTCGGTAAATTTATTGAAGCTGATAACGTAAAATACCGGGTAATAGGCGTTGTTAAAGATATCCCCATTACCAGCTATATGACCTATAGCCAGATTTACCTGCCCTATACCGTATCAAAAACCGATTATAAAGATAAGGGATACGGAGGTGGCTATAGCGCTATCTTATTGGCCAATTCCTCCGCCGATGTGCAGAAAATGCACGATGAATATGAGCAGCTCGTAAAACGGATACCGATAACAACCAAAGGAATCAGTGTTATGTACAGCCATGCCAACTCTTACCTTGCCAGCTATGTTGATACCGGCAGGGAAGACCAGTCAGGAGTGATACTTGTCATCACCGTTTTGGGCACATTTGTGTTTTTGTTTATGCTATTGCCCACCTTAAACCTGGTAAACATCAACATCACCCGCATTATGGAGCGTTCGTCGGAGATCGGCGTGCGAAAAGCCTTCGGGGCGTCGTCAAAAACATTGGTTTATCAGTTTATTGTCGAGAATATTATCCTCACACTCCTTGGTGGTATTATAGGCATAGTGCTGGCTTTTATCGCCATACAGATTTTAAACAATGCAAACCTGATCCCTAATTTGGTGCTGTCTGTTAATTTGATGGTATTGTTTATCGGTTTGATTATCTGTTTGGTGTTTGGGCTGATATCAGGTGTTTATCCGGCCTGGCGCATGTCAAAACTGAATGTGGTAACGGCCTTAAAGGCTCAATAA
- a CDS encoding ABC transporter ATP-binding protein has translation MIQLQNIEKVYRTSTVETLALSSISLDVAKGEFLSIMGPSGCGKSTLLNIMGLLDAPSKGQIKIGDQKTENLSDKQLANFRNQKLGFIFQSYHLINDLQVLDNVELPLLYRNSTAKERKALASEALAKVGLANRMKHFPNQLSGGQKQRVAIARAIVGRPEIILADEPTGNLDSAMGNEIMDILMQLNQNDGTTIVMVTHDENMAHKTHRLIRLFDGSQVQ, from the coding sequence ATGATACAATTACAAAACATAGAAAAAGTTTACCGCACCAGCACGGTTGAAACGCTGGCATTAAGCAGCATTAGCCTCGATGTCGCTAAAGGAGAGTTCCTTTCCATTATGGGCCCTTCGGGCTGTGGGAAAAGTACTTTGCTCAATATAATGGGGCTGCTGGATGCACCGTCCAAAGGGCAGATCAAGATCGGCGATCAGAAAACCGAAAATTTATCGGACAAACAGTTGGCAAATTTCAGGAACCAGAAGCTTGGGTTCATATTTCAAAGCTACCACCTCATTAATGATTTGCAGGTGCTGGATAATGTGGAACTGCCGCTTTTATACCGCAACAGCACAGCCAAAGAAAGAAAAGCCCTGGCATCAGAGGCGCTGGCAAAAGTGGGCCTGGCAAACCGCATGAAACACTTCCCCAACCAGCTATCAGGCGGCCAAAAGCAGCGGGTAGCCATTGCAAGAGCGATAGTGGGTCGCCCCGAGATCATCCTTGCCGATGAGCCTACCGGTAACCTTGACAGCGCCATGGGCAACGAAATTATGGACATCCTGATGCAGTTAAATCAAAACGACGGCACCACTATCGTAATGGTAACGCACGATGAAAACATGGCGCACAAAACACACAGGCTGATTCGCTTATTCGACGGATCACAGGTTCAATAA